In the genome of Dermacentor variabilis isolate Ectoservices chromosome 5, ASM5094787v1, whole genome shotgun sequence, one region contains:
- the LOC142582641 gene encoding uncharacterized protein LOC142582641, whose protein sequence is MMMDINYGAYPILGDRGKEKEENRLGARCCSVLRFPRGTKVAMSNRSTSTSSTIKRGKKHSLSTSGEAAGGEPEDEVKPRSRNVSRQSGKDSSGSDSSSDSGTGVVNRKTTLGDEQSTADVDVKGELLDADIHDLTRSDRSSSAASKRHSRGARKERWWPGNSSHGTDAAGWLSEDSNEVDTETHATTQAFSASPATSSMAILLVREQHEEQEPKYESFLKTVAKASFSVSSFSYNEPLSQVTIAFFSICLLFVIVACSVIAYSCGMGSCAEAGDLASNGTTLAAARAHRKTDVSKSGHMYYVL, encoded by the exons ATGATGATGGATATCAACTATGGCGCGTACCCAATACTTGGTGATAggggaaaagagaaagaagaaaatcgTCTCGGCGCGAGGTGTTGCAGTGTCCTACGGTTTCCGAGGGGAACGAAAGTAGCGATGAGCAACCGTTCAACCTCGACATCGAGTACGATCAAGAGGGGAAAGAAGCACTCGCTTTCCACTAGCGGCGAGGCAGCAGGGGGCGAGCCGGAAGACGAAGTCAAGCCACGATCTCGGAACGTCTCCCGGCAGTCCGGGAAGGACAGCAGTGGGagtgacagcagcagtgacagcggTACGGGCGTTGTCAACCGAAAGACCACGCTGGGCGACGAGCAGTCGACGGCGGATGTGGACGTCAAGGGTGAGCTCCTGGACGCCGACATCCACGATTTGACCAGAAGCGACCGGAGCAGCAGCGCTGCCTCGAAGCGGCACAGCCGTGGCGCTCGAAAGGAAAGGTGGTGGCCTGGCAACAGCAGCCATGGTACCGATGCTGCCGGCTGGCTGAGCGAAGATTCCAACGAAGTCGACACTGAGACCCACGCTACAACGCAGGCGTTCTCGGCCAGCCCGGCGACCTCGTCCATGGCCATCCTCCTCGTCCGCGAACAGCACGAAGAGCAAGAGCCGAAGTACGAGTCGTTCCTCAAGACCGTCGCCAAAGCATCCTTCAG CGTTTCCTCCTTTTCGTACAACGAGCCGCTGAGTCAGGTGACCATCGCCTTCTTCTCCATATGCCTGCTCTTCGTCATCGTCGCGTGCTCCGTGATCGCCTACTCGTGTGGCATGGGATCCTGCGCGGAGGCCGGTGACCTGGCGAGCAACGGCACGACGCTGGCGGCGGCGAGGGCGCACAGGAAAACAGACGTCTCGAAAAGCGGCCACATGTATTATGTCCTCTAG